Proteins from a single region of Corylus avellana chromosome ca11, CavTom2PMs-1.0:
- the LOC132165861 gene encoding uncharacterized protein LOC132165861, producing MIFFATNPVDEFAKNMDIQGSCKNDSMSSSCMNGGEENPMPVLMMKLSSTHNKAKKPCKVIKEKADGKLFLTSSSAMNGVENKPSLVLRIKLPQTAHNKEKLSCNTISAPHQNNTAPKQTGSTNGGSSDKLHLDQELIELKLETTKRKLNQRYLEARNSKRKVQLLDLKDIPENLDNRPKRQYRR from the coding sequence ATGATTTTTTTTGCCACCAATCCTGTTGATGAATTTGCCAAGAATATGGACATCCAGGGTAGTTGCAAGAACGACTCAATGTCTTCAAGTTGCATGAATGGTGGTGAAGAGAATCCAATGCCTGTTCTCATGATGAAATTGTCTTCAACCCACAACAAAGCAAAAAAGCCTTGCAAAGTCATCAAGGAGAAAGCGGATGGGAAGCTATTCCTAACGTCTTCAAGCGCCATGAATGGTGTTGAAAACAAACCATCACTTGTTTTGAGGATCAAATTGCCTCAAACAGCACACAACAAGGAAAAACTGTCTTGCAATACGATTTCTGCACCACACCAAAACAACACGGCCCCGAAACAAACAGGGTCCACTAATGGTGGTTCCTCAGATAAGCTTCATTTGGACCAAGAATTAATAGAGTTGAAGCTTGAAACCACCAAAAGGAAGCTAAATCAGAGGTACCTAGAAGCTCGTAATTCTAAAAGGAAGGTTCAATTGTTAGATTTGAAGGACATCCCTGAGAATCTTGACAATAGACCCAAGAGGCAGTACAGAAGGTGA
- the LOC132165939 gene encoding uncharacterized protein LOC132165939 isoform X3: MAVPEVNKKLLEQLEDMGFPRARATRALHYSGNSSLEEAINWFVDHENDSNIDEMPLVAVDIDVDCQSFHITEQMRIKAQELRDRVRKKKEEEEKKMERQRERERIRANKELTEAKRTTEANERERYLVSWKAEKEEEKRARERILQKLEQDKVERRFGVRLPPERLAALKSSPLQGKELQNSVPVKSVTKAEQMRECLRSLKCNHQKGP; the protein is encoded by the exons atggCTGTGCCCGAAGTAAACAAGAAACTCCTTGAACAACTTGAAGACATGGGATTTCCAAGGGCACGGGCAACACGAGCACTTCATTATTCTG GCAATTCTAGCTTAGAGGAAGCTATAAATTGGTTCGTTGATCATGAAAATGACTCAAACATTGATGAGATGCCATTG GTAGCAGTGGACATTGACGTTGACTGTCAATCATTCCATATCACAGAACAAATGAGAATAAAGGCACAGGAACTAAg GGATCGAGTGcgcaagaagaaagaagaagaagaaaagaaaatggaaagacaAAGGGAGCGG GAGAGGATTCGAGCCAATAAGGAACTGACTGAGGCAAAGAGAACTACAGAAGCAAATGAAAGAGAACG TTATTTAGTCTCGTGGAAAGcagagaaggaggaggagaaaagAGCAAGGGAGAGAATTCTGCAAAAACTAGAGCAGGATAag GTAGAAAGAAGATTTGGAGTTAGATTGCCACCAGAAAGGCTTGCAGCTTTAAAATCGTCTCCTCTGCAGGGAAAAGAG TTGCAGAACTCAGTTCCTGTGAAATCTGTTACAAAGGCTGAGCAAATGAGAGAATGTTTAAGGTCTCTTAAATGTAATCACCAG AAAGGACCTTAG
- the LOC132165939 gene encoding uncharacterized protein LOC132165939 isoform X2 has product MAVPEVNKKLLEQLEDMGFPRARATRALHYSGNSSLEEAINWFVDHENDSNIDEMPLVAVDIDVDCQSFHITEQMRIKAQELRDRVRKKKEEEEKKMERQRERERIRANKELTEAKRTTEANERERYLVSWKAEKEEEKRARERILQKLEQDKVERRFGVRLPPERLAALKSSPLQGKENSVPVKSVTKAEQMRECLRSLKCNHQVNDFALFFPTCSQTRSGSLYLTCTKERNFTTKCWHK; this is encoded by the exons atggCTGTGCCCGAAGTAAACAAGAAACTCCTTGAACAACTTGAAGACATGGGATTTCCAAGGGCACGGGCAACACGAGCACTTCATTATTCTG GCAATTCTAGCTTAGAGGAAGCTATAAATTGGTTCGTTGATCATGAAAATGACTCAAACATTGATGAGATGCCATTG GTAGCAGTGGACATTGACGTTGACTGTCAATCATTCCATATCACAGAACAAATGAGAATAAAGGCACAGGAACTAAg GGATCGAGTGcgcaagaagaaagaagaagaagaaaagaaaatggaaagacaAAGGGAGCGG GAGAGGATTCGAGCCAATAAGGAACTGACTGAGGCAAAGAGAACTACAGAAGCAAATGAAAGAGAACG TTATTTAGTCTCGTGGAAAGcagagaaggaggaggagaaaagAGCAAGGGAGAGAATTCTGCAAAAACTAGAGCAGGATAag GTAGAAAGAAGATTTGGAGTTAGATTGCCACCAGAAAGGCTTGCAGCTTTAAAATCGTCTCCTCTGCAGGGAAAAGAG AACTCAGTTCCTGTGAAATCTGTTACAAAGGCTGAGCAAATGAGAGAATGTTTAAGGTCTCTTAAATGTAATCACCAGGTAAATGACTTCGCTCTGTTTTTTCCAACATGTTCACAAACCAGATCTGGGTCCTTGTACTTGACTTGCACTAAGGAGAGGAATTTCACAACGAAATGTTGGCATAAATGA
- the LOC132165939 gene encoding uncharacterized protein LOC132165939 isoform X1, translating into MAVPEVNKKLLEQLEDMGFPRARATRALHYSGNSSLEEAINWFVDHENDSNIDEMPLVAVDIDVDCQSFHITEQMRIKAQELRDRVRKKKEEEEKKMERQRERERIRANKELTEAKRTTEANERERYLVSWKAEKEEEKRARERILQKLEQDKVERRFGVRLPPERLAALKSSPLQGKELQNSVPVKSVTKAEQMRECLRSLKCNHQVNDFALFFPTCSQTRSGSLYLTCTKERNFTTKCWHK; encoded by the exons atggCTGTGCCCGAAGTAAACAAGAAACTCCTTGAACAACTTGAAGACATGGGATTTCCAAGGGCACGGGCAACACGAGCACTTCATTATTCTG GCAATTCTAGCTTAGAGGAAGCTATAAATTGGTTCGTTGATCATGAAAATGACTCAAACATTGATGAGATGCCATTG GTAGCAGTGGACATTGACGTTGACTGTCAATCATTCCATATCACAGAACAAATGAGAATAAAGGCACAGGAACTAAg GGATCGAGTGcgcaagaagaaagaagaagaagaaaagaaaatggaaagacaAAGGGAGCGG GAGAGGATTCGAGCCAATAAGGAACTGACTGAGGCAAAGAGAACTACAGAAGCAAATGAAAGAGAACG TTATTTAGTCTCGTGGAAAGcagagaaggaggaggagaaaagAGCAAGGGAGAGAATTCTGCAAAAACTAGAGCAGGATAag GTAGAAAGAAGATTTGGAGTTAGATTGCCACCAGAAAGGCTTGCAGCTTTAAAATCGTCTCCTCTGCAGGGAAAAGAG TTGCAGAACTCAGTTCCTGTGAAATCTGTTACAAAGGCTGAGCAAATGAGAGAATGTTTAAGGTCTCTTAAATGTAATCACCAGGTAAATGACTTCGCTCTGTTTTTTCCAACATGTTCACAAACCAGATCTGGGTCCTTGTACTTGACTTGCACTAAGGAGAGGAATTTCACAACGAAATGTTGGCATAAATGA
- the LOC132165939 gene encoding uncharacterized protein LOC132165939 isoform X4, which produces MRIKAQELRDRVRKKKEEEEKKMERQRERERIRANKELTEAKRTTEANERERYLVSWKAEKEEEKRARERILQKLEQDKVERRFGVRLPPERLAALKSSPLQGKELQNSVPVKSVTKAEQMRECLRSLKCNHQVNDFALFFPTCSQTRSGSLYLTCTKERNFTTKCWHK; this is translated from the exons ATGAGAATAAAGGCACAGGAACTAAg GGATCGAGTGcgcaagaagaaagaagaagaagaaaagaaaatggaaagacaAAGGGAGCGG GAGAGGATTCGAGCCAATAAGGAACTGACTGAGGCAAAGAGAACTACAGAAGCAAATGAAAGAGAACG TTATTTAGTCTCGTGGAAAGcagagaaggaggaggagaaaagAGCAAGGGAGAGAATTCTGCAAAAACTAGAGCAGGATAag GTAGAAAGAAGATTTGGAGTTAGATTGCCACCAGAAAGGCTTGCAGCTTTAAAATCGTCTCCTCTGCAGGGAAAAGAG TTGCAGAACTCAGTTCCTGTGAAATCTGTTACAAAGGCTGAGCAAATGAGAGAATGTTTAAGGTCTCTTAAATGTAATCACCAGGTAAATGACTTCGCTCTGTTTTTTCCAACATGTTCACAAACCAGATCTGGGTCCTTGTACTTGACTTGCACTAAGGAGAGGAATTTCACAACGAAATGTTGGCATAAATGA